A single genomic interval of Pieris brassicae chromosome 14, ilPieBrab1.1, whole genome shotgun sequence harbors:
- the LOC123718154 gene encoding zinc finger protein 557-like isoform X1, with the protein MHTLKCCRFCLNTKNLHLIFTYPEHNEKYTNILFNIAGIQIKMNDELPHEICSNCIKFINESIQFRQNCENAENILNNFKVDDPIPQPFIIKTAEHTSINIAHTNVDFNDFDDNVTLDTLRVKNIQCESDESRIENLEPLRKGRQSTARKKNVRNIKISVKESNDQKKDTREEIECEYCHKILTSKLSLRNHYKIHTGFDVVCEHCGKKFITRRLLLMHCRAKHGYEKTDKCSYCDYKASNAEQVKIHERLHTGEKPYVCKECNAGFHRKSSYLQHIAIHLPEKTVQCDQCPAWFKSVTLMRIHKNRHRAPQYRYKCGVCDNSFARRRNAARHLQRVHGVPPDHHIHRHNIH; encoded by the exons atgcatacaCTAAAGTGTTGCAGATTCTGCTTAAACACTAAGAATCTTCATCTGATCTTTACATATCCTGAAcacaatgaaaaatataccaatattctatttaatattgcAGGAATTCAg ATTAAAATGAACGATGAATTGCCACATGAAATATGCTCCAATTGCATAAAGTTCATTAATGAATCCATTCAATTTAGACAAAACTGTGAAAATGCAGAGAACATTCTCAATAACTTCAAAGTTGACGATCCAATACCTCAAccctttattattaaaacagcaGAACATACATCAATCAACATAGCTCATACAAATGttgattttaatgattttgatGATAATGTTACATTAGATACATTAAGAGTAAAAAACATTCAATGTGAATCAGATGAATCACGAATAGAAAATTTGGAGCCCTTGAGAAAAGGGAGACAAAGTACAGCTCGGAAGAAAAATGTGAGGAATATAAAAA tTTCAGTAAAAGAGAGTAATGACCAAAAAAAAGACACCCGTGAAGAGATAGAATGTGAATATTGCCATAAGATATTAACATCTAAATTGTCACTAAGAAAccattataaaatacacacaGGCTTTGACGTTGTATGTGAG CACTGtggaaaaaaattcataaccCGCCGTTTGCTTCTGATGCACTGTCGAGCAAAACATGGTTATGAGAAAACAGATAAATGCTCATATTGTGACTATAAGGCATCCAATGCAGAACAGGTTAAA ATTCACGAGAGGCTCCATACAGGCGAAAAACCTTATGTTTGCAAGGAGTGTAATGCTGGTTTCCATAGAAAAAGTAGTTATTTACAACATATAGCTATACATTTACCAGAGAAGACTGTTCag TGTGACCAGTGTCCAGCATGGTTCAAATCTGTAACACTAATGCGTATACACAAAAATAGACACAGAGCACCACAATACAGATATAAATGTGGTGTATGTGATAATAGTTTTGCAAGACGAAGGAATGCTGCCAGACATTTGCAAAGAGTTCATGGTGTCCCACCTGACCACCATATACATAGACATAATATACATTGA
- the LOC123718155 gene encoding ATP synthase subunit e, mitochondrial: MSELPFGPPVRVSPLIRFGRWSFLTAGILYGAFHQNRLSKKETKIREIEAKEKVIRDEKMKKEKAIASAAEMKNLEEMINKKN, from the exons aTGTCGGAACTCCCATTCGGTCCCCCAGTGCGTGTTTCTCCTCTGATCAGA tttggtAGATGGTCATTCCTGACAGCAGGTATCCTGTATGGTGCCTTCCACCAAAACAGGCTATCGAAGAAGGAAACCAAAATCCGTGAGATAGAAGCTAAAGAGAAGGTTATCAGGGATGAAAAGATGAAGAAGGAGAAGGCTATTGCTTCTGCTG CTGAAATGAAAAACTTAGAAGAAATGATAAACAAGAAAAACTAA
- the LOC123718154 gene encoding zinc finger protein 557-like isoform X2, translated as MNDELPHEICSNCIKFINESIQFRQNCENAENILNNFKVDDPIPQPFIIKTAEHTSINIAHTNVDFNDFDDNVTLDTLRVKNIQCESDESRIENLEPLRKGRQSTARKKNVRNIKISVKESNDQKKDTREEIECEYCHKILTSKLSLRNHYKIHTGFDVVCEHCGKKFITRRLLLMHCRAKHGYEKTDKCSYCDYKASNAEQVKIHERLHTGEKPYVCKECNAGFHRKSSYLQHIAIHLPEKTVQCDQCPAWFKSVTLMRIHKNRHRAPQYRYKCGVCDNSFARRRNAARHLQRVHGVPPDHHIHRHNIH; from the exons ATGAACGATGAATTGCCACATGAAATATGCTCCAATTGCATAAAGTTCATTAATGAATCCATTCAATTTAGACAAAACTGTGAAAATGCAGAGAACATTCTCAATAACTTCAAAGTTGACGATCCAATACCTCAAccctttattattaaaacagcaGAACATACATCAATCAACATAGCTCATACAAATGttgattttaatgattttgatGATAATGTTACATTAGATACATTAAGAGTAAAAAACATTCAATGTGAATCAGATGAATCACGAATAGAAAATTTGGAGCCCTTGAGAAAAGGGAGACAAAGTACAGCTCGGAAGAAAAATGTGAGGAATATAAAAA tTTCAGTAAAAGAGAGTAATGACCAAAAAAAAGACACCCGTGAAGAGATAGAATGTGAATATTGCCATAAGATATTAACATCTAAATTGTCACTAAGAAAccattataaaatacacacaGGCTTTGACGTTGTATGTGAG CACTGtggaaaaaaattcataaccCGCCGTTTGCTTCTGATGCACTGTCGAGCAAAACATGGTTATGAGAAAACAGATAAATGCTCATATTGTGACTATAAGGCATCCAATGCAGAACAGGTTAAA ATTCACGAGAGGCTCCATACAGGCGAAAAACCTTATGTTTGCAAGGAGTGTAATGCTGGTTTCCATAGAAAAAGTAGTTATTTACAACATATAGCTATACATTTACCAGAGAAGACTGTTCag TGTGACCAGTGTCCAGCATGGTTCAAATCTGTAACACTAATGCGTATACACAAAAATAGACACAGAGCACCACAATACAGATATAAATGTGGTGTATGTGATAATAGTTTTGCAAGACGAAGGAATGCTGCCAGACATTTGCAAAGAGTTCATGGTGTCCCACCTGACCACCATATACATAGACATAATATACATTGA